A single window of Eucalyptus grandis isolate ANBG69807.140 chromosome 1, ASM1654582v1, whole genome shotgun sequence DNA harbors:
- the LOC104435908 gene encoding LOW QUALITY PROTEIN: calcium-transporting ATPase 9, plasma membrane-type (The sequence of the model RefSeq protein was modified relative to this genomic sequence to represent the inferred CDS: substituted 1 base at 1 genomic stop codon), translating to MDQAPSRQRDLEAGGRRSGADEPSDDPFDITSTKHVPLDRLRRWRQAALVLNASRRFRYTLDLKKEEQMKMILQKIRANAQAIRAAHLFQVHGRQANGISKTPIPSGDSGISQEQLAVMTRDRDISTLGQYGGVKGLAEMLKTNLDKGIHGDDADLLARKNTYGSNTYPQKKGRSFWMFLWEAWQDLTLIILIIAAVASLILGIKTEGIKEGWYDGGSIAFAVILVIVVTAISDYRQSLQFQNLNEEKRNIHLEVVRGGRRVEVSIYDVVVGDVVPLNIGDQVPADGVLISGHSLAIDESSMTGESKIVHKDARDPFLVSGCKVADGHGTMLVTSVGVNTEWGLLMASISEDTGEETPLQVRLNGVATFIGIVGLSVAVAVLVVLLARYFTGHTKNSDGTVQFKAGKTSGSDAVDGAIKIITVAVTIVVVAVPEGLPLAVTLTLAYSMRKMMADKALVRRLSACETMGSATTICSDKTGTLTLNQMTVVEAYACGRKVDPSDSNSQLSSSLISLLIEGIAQNSNGSVYVPETGGDVEVSGSPTEKAILQWGIKLGMDFEAIRSKSSIIHVFPFNSEKKRGGVAVKLPDSKVHIHWKGAAEIVLASCTKYMDGNNXLLSLNEFFLVLQNTDFRKAIEDMAAGSLRCVAIAYRPYDMKDIPLDEEQLTKWALPDDELILLAIVGIKDPCRPGVKDAVKLCQNAGVKVRMVTGDNLQTAKAIALECGILDAEADATAPNLIEGKDFRSLTDAQREEAAEKISVMGRSSPNDKLLLVQALRKRGHVVAVTGDGTNDAPALHEADIGLAMGIQGTEVAKESSDIIILDDNFASVVKVVRWGRSVYANIQKFIQFQLTVNVAALIINVVAAVSSGDVPLNAVQLLWVNLIMDTLGALALATEPPTDHLMHRPPVGRREPLITNIMWRNLLIQAAYQVSVLLILNFRGRSLLNLGHDARDHANKVKNTLIFNAFVFCQIFNEFNARKPDELNVFKGITKNRLFMGIVGLTLVLQIIIIEFLGKFTSTVRLNWKQWIISIIIAFISWPLAVVGKIIPVPKTPIHVYFAKVFCHRR from the exons ATGGACCAGGCGCCCAGTCGCCAGCGTGATTTGGAGGCCGGGGGCCGGCGCTCCGGGGCAGACGAGCCCTCCGATGATCCTTTCGACATCACCAGCACTAAGCACGTCCCCTTGGATCGTCTCAGGCGCTGGAGG CAAGCTGCGCTTGTGTTGAATGCCTCTCGTCGATTTAGATACACCCTTGACTTGAAGAAGGAGGAACAGATGAAGATGATATTGCAGAAAATTAGAGCTAATGCTCAAGCCATACGT GCTGCGCATCTTTTCCAAGTACATGGTCGACAAGCTAATG GAATATCAAAAACGCCCATCCCAAGTGGTGATTCTGGGATCAGTCAAGAGCAACTTGCTGTGATGACAAGAGACCGTGATATTTCTACTCTGGGGCAGTATGGAGGG GTTAAAGGACTGGCGGAGATGTTGAAGACAAATTTGGATAAGGGTATTCATGGAGATGATGCTGATTTATTAGCTCGAAAGAACACATATGGATCAAATACATATCCTCAGAAAAAGGGAAGGAGTTTTTGG ATGTTCCTTTGGGAAGCCTGGCAAGATCTTACTTTAATCATACTGATAATAGCTGCAGTGGCTTCTTTGATACTTGGAATAAAGACGGAG GGCATTAAGGAAGGATGGTACGATGGTGGGAGCATTGCTTTTGCTGTTATTCTCGTCATTGTTGTTACAG CAATAAGTGATTACAGACAGTCCCTGCAGTTTCAAAACTTAAACgaggagaaaagaaatatacattTGGAG GTTGTCAGAGGTGGCAGAAGAGTGGAAGTATCAATATATGATGTCGTTGTTGGTGATGTTGTGCCCCTTAATATTGGTGATCAG GTTCCTGCGGATGGAGTCTTGATTTCTGGTCACTCTCTGGCGATTGATGAATCTAGCATGACTGGAGAGAGCAAAATT GTTCACAAGGATGCAAGGGATCCCTTTCTAGTGTCCGGTTGCAAAGTTGCAGATGGCCACGGCACTATGCTT GTGACGAGTGTGGGAGTTAATACTGAGTGGGGTTTGCTCATGGCTAGTATATCAGAAGATACTGGGGAAGAGACACCCCTGCAG GTTCGCTTGAATGGGGTCGCTACTTTCATTGGTATCGTTGGACTGTCTGTAGCTGTTGCTGTTTTGGTTGTTCTTTTGGCAAG ATATTTTACTGGCCATACAAAAAATTCAGATGGCACCGTTCAGTTTAAGGCTGGGAAAACTAGTGGTAGCGATGCTGTCGATGGAGCGATCAAAATCATCACTGTAGCA GTTACCATTGTGGTAGTTGCAGTACCTGAAGGGCTTCCTTTAGCTGTTACATTGAC ACTTGCTTACTCAATGAGAAAAATGATGGCGGACAAAGCTTTG GTTCGAAGGCTTTCTGCCTGCGAGACTATGGGCTCTGCCACTACTATCTGTAGTGATAAAACTGGAACCTTGACTTTAAATCAG ATGACTGTGGTTGAGGCTTATGCTTGTGGAAGAAAAGTCGATCCTTCAGACAGCAACTCACAGTTATCAAGTTCTCTGATTTCTCTATTGATTGAAGGCATTGCTCAGAATTCAAACGGCAGTGTTTATGTGCCTGAG ACTGGGGGAGATGTAGAGGTATCTGGTTCACCAACTGAAAAGGCCATTTTACAGTGGGGGATCAAG CTGGGGATGGATTTTGAAGCTATTAGGTCAAAATCCTCTATAATTCATGTTTTCCCTTTCAATTCTGAGAAAAAACGGGGCGGAGTTGCTGTAAAGCTG CCAGACTCAAAAGTTCACATACACTGGAAAGGAGCTGCTGAAATAGTTTTAGCTTCTTGTACAAAGTACATGGAT GGAAATAATTGACTATT ATctttaaatgagttttttcttgttttgcagAACACGGACTTTAGAAAGGCTATTGAAGATATGGCTGCTGGTAGTCTACGCTGCGTTGCCATTGCATATAGACCCTATGACATGAAAGACATTCCTCTAGATGAAGAACAGTTAACCAAATGGGCATTACCTGATGATGAGCTTATTTTACTGGCTATTGTAGGCATAAAG GATCCTTGTCGTCCTGGAGTGAAAGATGCAGTGAAACTATGCCAAAATGCTGGAGTCAAG GTACGAATGGTTACTGGTGACAATCTCCAAACTGCCAAGGCAATTGCTTTGGAATGTGGGATACTAGATGCAGAAGCAGATGCTACTGCACCAAACCTTattgaaggaaaagattttcgtTCCTTAACTGATGCACAAAGAGAAGAAGCTGCCGAGAAGATATCA GTTATGGGAAGATCATCTCCTAATGACAAACTTCTGCTTGTTCAAGCTTTGAGAAAGCGAGGACATGTTGTTGCTGTAACTGGGGATGgcaccaatgatgctcctgctCTACATGAG GCAGATATTGGCCTCGCAATGGGTATTCAAGGGACAGAAGTTGCGAAAGAGAGTTCGGACATTATAATTTTGGATGATAATTTCGCTTCTGTTGTTAAG GTCGTCAGGTGGGGAAGATCTGTGTAtgcaaatattcaaaaatttatccaGTTTCAGCTTACAGTCAACGTTGCAGCTCTGATCATAAACGTTGTTGCTGCTGTTTCCTCAGGTGATGTTCCACTGAATGCAGTgcag CTTCTCTGGGTTAATCTTATCATGGACACCCTTGGGGCATTAGCACTGGCCACTGAGCCTCCAACTGACCACCTTATGCATAGGCCTCCAGTTGGTAGGAG AGAACCTCTTATTACAAATATCATGTGGAGGAATTTATTGATACAG GCTGCCTATCAAGTGAGTGTCTTGCTCATCCTCAACTTCCGAGGTCGAAGCTTACTGAATTTGGGGCATGATGCCAGGGATCATGCTAACAAAGTGAAGAATACACTGATCTTCAACGCTTTTGTCTTTTGCCAA ATATTCAATGAATTTAATGCCCGGAAACCAGATGAGCTTAATGTGTTCAAGGGAATCACGAAGAATCGTCTCTTCATGGGGATAGTAGGACTGACTCTTGTACTTCAG ATCATTATCATTGAGTTTCTCGGGAAGTTCACTTCAACAGTGAGACTTAATTGGAAGCAGTGGATCATCTCCATTATTATTGCTTTTATCAG TTGGCCTCTGGCTGTTGTTGGGAAGATAATACCCGTCCCCAAAACTCCGATTCATGTGTATTTTGCAAAAGTATTCTGTCATCGACGATGA